AGCTATATCTAATGGATTCCAGCTATTTGAATAAGAGGATAAACCGTGCTTTTCTTTATACTTTTGAGCGTTATTTTTAGCTTGATTTATTTTTTCATCTCTACATATTTCTCTAGGATTGATTTTTTGTCCTTGGTCATCTACACCACTCTCAGGTTCTTTTTCACATTCTTGTAATTGTGCTTGCACTGAAAGAGCAAAAGCTTGATCCATATTGGCAGTACGAATAGCATCTCTCAAAGTGATGCCATTTCGCGTAATACTTAATACTTTGTCATTCAAATTGACTGCTACATTACGAAACATTAGCGATGTGGTAGCAAGTAACTGTCCATTATTAACTGTCAACATTAAACAGACTAATAATGGATAGACCATCTCATTCAAAATTTCATGACTAAATCCTTCCTGAGTTAACCTAGAATACCAACTAATAGACCAGAAGGAAACAAAAACTACTCCACATAAAGCAGAAACAGCAACTACTGCTTTAAAAACTTCACTGTTCCCATTAGCTAAATCTTGCCAGTCTTGGTTAAATGAAGATACAACCATGCGTGAGCCGTTAATCGCACCATCTACTATATCTTCCGCGTTTGTATCTCCAGTAACTGCTAGTAAATACCAGAAGTTAGTTAAATTATTTAGCATTGCTTTGTTCCCAAAAAGCATCAGCGAAAGCAGCCGCACCTATAATTTGTTTAGCACTGGAATTGTTATTAGCTTGCTCTTTTCTTGCTTGTTCATCCAACCTACTGGAAATATCACTCAAATTGATATTGGCTGCTGATAAAGCTCTAGTTTGTTTTTGTGATTCACTATGAATTGATTTAGTAATAACTGTTGTTTGTAAATTCTGTACTGCCATCTTTTTCAAGATGTCTTGAGTGATGACATCATTTTGGACTTCATCAGCAGTATTAGATGAAGTTTCTACAGCATAATTAGAGATTTCTGCTTCTTGAGCTTGAGTTTTTTGTCCTTCTCTGCCTAAAACAGATCCAGATAACCCATAAGTATAAGCTTGATGCCATTGTCTCTGAGCATTTTCACCTTGGGTTTGAGAATCAGTCTCTACTAAATCAGTATCTTGTTGTTGAATAATTACCTTGATATTTTTACCTGCTTTTAAGGGGTCAGGTATACCCATAACTCCATTTGTAGAAGTGATGGCTATATCTAGGTTTTTATCTTCATCTTCATCTTTGTTCGAGTCTTTTGATTCCTGGCTAAATTCTTCGCTATACACCTTAATGTATGACTGCAAGCTTGTCAGGACTTGCTGAAATTGTTCTAGAAATGAAGATTTGGCTGTGGCTGGTAAAGCTGAACAAAAAATGAATAGAATTACTAAACTACTAAAAACTGCTAAACGGCGGTAGATAGGGGCTAATGTCAATTGGCTGAGTAATTTCATATAGATTCTCCAAGGAGACTGTAAAAGCTTTGGGAGCGCAAGCAGATATTACTTCTGCTTTATTTCCTAATATTTTCTTACCAGTTACTATTAATGGTTCTGGTGGATATTTATCTGGTTGCCTAGATAATCTTTCAAATAAATTACCTTCATATCTAGGATTATTAGGGATTAAAGGTACTGGTTTGTCATACATTAGTATGTATTTCTGTTCTGGTTTAAAATCAGTATTTATTCCGGGTTTATTTAATTGAATTTGAAGTTTATCTTGAGTTTTACTTGCATAATATGCCGCTTTAAGAAATCGGTCGCTTTGTACATATCGGTTAGCAGAGTCTAAACGTTGTTGACAAGCTTGCTGTTTCTCAAGAATATACTTCTCATGCTGTTGCTGATGCCACTTCCACAGTTCAAATGATGCCCATGATGATAAAACTCCTAAAATAGCCAACAAGACTTTATATTGTGCAAATCCCGTAGCAATTTCTAACTTTTTCATAAAGGCTTACCCTGCTTAATGCAACCAACATAGTATTTGGCAAATTCAGACACCCACTGAAATTTATCTGAGTACATTGCTTTAAATCTGTCGCGTGCTGCTTGCTCTTCTCTGCTATTAGCAACTAACGCCAACATTGGGTAGGAAGGATAGTAACGGCAGCGTATATATTTGTTGTTGTAATCCAATAGCCACAGCGTATATAGTTGTTTGATATTGGGACGAAAACTTTCATTTTTATCAATAATTGGCTTGGGTATGCCTAGATGCTCTGAAAAACTTTTTGCCGCCCCTGGTACTATCCGCCCTATTAACCGACAGGGCATATTTTGTAAGATTTGTTCACCCGCTTCTGAGTTGGCAATTGACAAAATATCTTGACCTGCAAGTATAACCCGACAGCCGGATTTTCGAGCAGTCGCGCATTTACGACCTACTAAGCGGGATAAAGCAGCAAACCGTAACAATACACTGGATTCATCCATGAAGAAAACGCTATTGGGTGCTGATAGGGATTGTCTGGAGGCTGCTATATATGCAGACATTCCGAAAACTTCAGCGTCTTTACTTGATTGCAGGTTGGTAAGAGCAAAGGTAATCAGCTTGGCATCAGTATCAAAGGTGGAGGGACGGCAGATGGCATTGCCAATACTGCTGTTTCTCCAATACTGAAAGCGTAGGCGGATATAGTTCAATGCCCTATCTACGTTTTCATCTTCATACCCCAAGTTTATGTGGTCTGTTGAGAAAAAATGCTCCATGTCTGCAAGGGTTGGGGTGTTCTCCCAAGCCGCAGAACCATTACCTCCTTTTTTGGCAAGAGCAAAGCGTCGTTGAATGTCGGGGTCATCGTAAAAGGCTTTTGTCCCCAGTGGGATGAGGGATTCGATTGTCTGGGACAAGAAACCATCAAAGGATTGCGAACCCAAGACTAACTGAAGCACAATCAAGTTGACATCGTTTCTGTGAGCTTTAGCTCGTTCTTCTCTTTGTTCTTCTGGGATTTTTGATAAGTCTAATGGCTGCACCAAATTATTGGATTCTTTGGAAATATCAAAGTAAAAACCGTTGTGGTAGGGTGTGTAGTCTCCAAATGTCCCTGTGCCGTCATCGTTGGGTAGGTCTATCATTAAAATGCTCATGTCTTGAGCTTGGCACTCGGCGATGATGGAAGCTACTAAAACTGATTTACCTGAGCCGGTTGTACCGAGAACTAAAATATTTTTGGTTTTTGATAGGTCAATTTTGACGGGTGAATCACTCTCATCTGCGATTAACTCAAACCCTTGATAATCTGCGGGACTATTCTGCACTATATTAGTTAATCCTAATACTTCACTGGCAAAGAAGGTCTGCCGTCGATTATATGGGCGCATGAGAATCGGTTCTTGTCTGATGAGCAATGTTTGCAGCCAGATTAACCAAGCATATTCATATTCATGGGTGAGTTCTGTGGGTTGGTTGATATAGCCGGAAATTAGTCTACAGGCATCGTCTACTTGTTCTGCTGTATCTCTGTAAACTAGGACTACCAAGCTTAAATTTAGTGGTACATCTCCTGTATATAGTTGCCGTTGTGCTTCTACTGAGCGTTCTACGTTGATTTGGGCAGATACATCTATTGATTTTTTCTGCTGTACATTTAAATCTAATGCCCTGGAACGTTTGGTAATCATCTGCTGGGCTGCACGGGTTATCCCTCTGTCAGCCGGGGAGAATTCTGTGATGATTTCTACGTCAAAAATGTTGTTGCGTGAGAATAAGTCCCACAGGAAACGAATTTGATGTTTAGTGGAGGCAAAGATTTCTGGTTTCCGGGTTAGTACCATTACTCCGACAAACTTCTTATCTTCACCGTTTGGTAAGCATATCCATCGCTTATCGGCGAAAGGCACACCATTATTGAGGATGATTGAGGTGAGATGCGGTTGATTGATGATTTCTAGTGGTTTATCGAAGGCGGCTTTTTCGTCAATTTCTTCTTTCAACTCTTGCTCATCAAATACCAATGTATGCGGGATGATTACTTCCTTTGCTCCGATGTTTTTACAAAGTTCTCTCCATAAATCTTTGTCGGTTTTGGGTTGGGGATTTAACCCCATTTCTGAGAGAATCTGCTGGTATCTCAATGAGGCTTCTAGGGCTTTTGTTAATATCTGCGTGAATCGCTTTTTGGTGATTTGACTGACTCCTGAATCTGTAAATCTTCTTTGGAGGAAGTTGGTCAGTTTTGCTAAGAACTTATCTACTGGGTCTGAAGTATCTAGTGATTCTGAGGTGACTGTAAATGACCAATAAATATTTAATTTGATATCTTTACGGGCTTTCTCTTTTGTGAGTTTTTGAGTTCTTGCCAGCCTTCCCCAGTCTAAAAACTCACTTTCTAGAGAAGTTGGGTTATTCAACCGTTGCATTAAATAATCTGTATTATCGCTATCATCACAGAATGAACTCCAGCGACAAGTGATTTTTTCGCCTTGGGGAATTTCTTTACAGCCGTTTTCAAATGCTTGAGCTACTGCTTCTATTTCTTGTTCTGAATTGAATAAAGGATGAATACCTGTGCAAGTAAAGCCGAAGATTAGTTGTAAGGTGTTACTACTTTCTGTGAGATTTTTTTTACTTAGTAGGTAAGCTCCGACAATATAAGCATCTTTTTTGAGTCTGACTATGGTTGTTAAATCTAGCCAATCTTCAAAGGGATTAAGTGTTTTAGGTTTGGATGAACGAGTGAGTTTGACTTTTCTAGTACCGACTTTTTTCTTATGTTGTGGTGAGGTGTATTTAGCATATCCTCTTGTCCATCTGGGGAGGATGGGATAAACCTTTGACCAGTATAGGTAAGGTTTATCTCCTGATAGGAATGCGACTGATAGACTAGCCCAAAATGCCAAGCCTAATCCCCAGAATATATCTAGTCCAAGAATTAAGCAGAGTAGTCCGAAAACTACGCAAAATACCCCAGCAAAAATTACGAACTGTCTGCCTGTGAATGGGCCGAATTTTGGACTTTCACCTAAGCTCTGATTTACTGTGATTATTTCTGGTTTCATGAGCTTTTAGAAATTAGTAAAATTAGGGGTCAGGAGTCATACTGTTTCACTTTCAGGTTGATACATTTAGGCAAGCGGGGGAGCAGAGGATCAGAGGAGAAATTGTTTGTATCATTCATTTAGTGAAATGGCATGAGAAAGAGGAATAGATGAAAGGTTTTTTACTTGTAGCAATCATCGTCAAATGCCTTTCAGGAGTCAGCATTGATGATGTATCTTTTTTCTCTGTGAGATTATCAATGGCTGGAATAGCTCTTCCCTAAAGGTTTGGCAGTTCTTACAAATTCATCAATAGCGTTATTACAAAGTAGGAATTATGCCAACAATTCGGACTTTCTTGTAGAAGTTGTTGTAGGCTAATTCTCCAATAGACTGCCTCACCAAATCAAAGATTTAATGCTCTTTAGTTTAACAGTGATTTAAGAGCGAAATGCCAAAGAATATCCTCACTAATTGATTCTGATTTCTGTAATTTGCTTAACGTAGGTTATCTAAACAGAAGTCAGAATGAGCGCATGAATACTGTACGACTAGTGAATGTAGTTTACTTCCCATAGAGTATCCTTCATTGATTGATTCTGACTCCTGACTTCTGACTTCTGAATCCTTCCAGAGAAATTAGGTACAAGCTGCGTTATTGCCAAAAAGCAGTGATTGGAATACTACAATCAATATAACGGATATGAATGTAAAAATCGGCTGCTGAATGACATTACTCACTTCTTCACCGCGCCCATACGCTGCTACTCCTTGATAAACAGAGAAGCAGAAGTAACCAAATAAAACTATTGTCAAGGCGGTAAATAAAATCATTGGCAGACTAGTTAGGACTGCATTACTAATCGCTCCACCTGCTGACGCATTAGTAATTATACATTCCATTGCTTTTTGTGCATTAGAAAATATGGAATCTGCTCTCGCTGCTCTAGTTTGTAAACCAATTAAAAGCGTTGTGGTGACTGAAACAAGCTGCCAGCGTGCCTTGAAAAATATTTCAAATATGCTTTTTGCAGCTTGATTTTTTATCGGTTTAATATCAGTTCGTTCATCTGCTGATCTAAATGCTTTAAGCCGAGTCAAAGTCTTAGGGAAGTGTTTCATTTTCATAATAACACCCAGGGAATTTCTTAAATGTCCTTTGCCCAGGAAACACACTTTGATTACGAGGATTCAAGAAGAATTCAGGAGTCAGAATCAATTAGTAGTAGTAGGGGATATCCGGCGGATTTACGTTGCGTTACATAGTAAAGCAAGCTACAGACTCACAACTAATTTTTCGGTGGTAGCCGTTCCCGTTCGCGTAGCGTCTTTGCCAGGAGAAGAGTAGACAACTAAATCTTCTCTAGGAGATGCTATGTGAACAATTTAGTGGGGTTCTTAAACCTATTTATTCATCCACTAGTCGGATTCCAATTCAATTCTAAATTCTGAATTCTGTCTCCTGAATTCTGTCTTAATAAATCTAATTTACTGCTAAATCCAATTTTTTTGCAAAGGAACAATAAAAAAACTTTAGTGCAATCGACTAGAGCTAAACCATTTTTGTAAATTTAATTCAAATTTCTCTATATTTTTTTACTATTTAAACTGCTTTTAGCAAGTTTTTACTACTGTGAATAGTTGACAAAATGTTTAACTTATGAAAATTACCCTATTTTTATTTTTATCTGCTCACGAATAAATATTATTGTAACTTTCTTTCTCTATTTTTATTAGTCCTCATTTAATGAGGATAAATATTGTTTTTTGAGGGTTTAATATCTATTTTTGGCATCAAAATAACTGCTTTTGATGTCTTCATGCCCATTTTTGGGACATAATTATCTTTTTTGGGACATAAATGCGAGAAAACCTGGAATTAGTTACAATGGCGTACCTATGGTTGCGTTGTTATAACTGTCCAAACGCTTTTAGGCTCCCACTTTTATAGAATGGGGCAAATTCTCATTCTTAATAAAAAATTAAGAATGACTCATGGATACAAAAATTTAGATGTATGTAATACCAATTCAATTAATGATTGCAACACATCCTTGGATAGAGACGCGATGAATCGCGTTTATACAGATGGTTTATTTGTCGCATTCTTTTTTTAAATTGGTATAAGCTTCAAGTCTGTCGGTGCGCTCATTGTTTGAGCAGAAAAATAATTTATTTGTACTACTTTTTCGCAAGCTATTAAGAAAATTCGCAATTAACTCCATAAAAAAGACCAACTCACAAATTTCCCAAAAAATCAGTCAGACTCTCCAAAGTTTACAAAGTCTGAATGCCGCATCCTATCGTTGAGAAAATATTTTTCTCTCGAAAAAGTCTCTAAACCAAAAGTCAAGTGTGTGCTTGCTTGATTGGAGGAACTAAATTCTTGCCTCAGACATCCAACTACAAGGCTGATAAGCGTCTTAGCCTGTTAATACTTTTTGTATTATTATTTAGCGTTGGGCAATCCCAGTTTTTTGTTCTGATGGTACTAATACCCCACTCATGCTGCCATCTCGCCATTGAGCTGTTGCAACCACAGTTTGATACGCTCCCTTTGGACAGGACTTACCTTAATACTGGCACTTCGCAGTGCTTGACGTGGGAAGATTGCCCGCAGGTCAGCTAACATCTGGGGGTTGTGGCAATACTCCAGACAGTCAACTATGTAATCAATTGACTCATTAGCTAGCCATTCTGGAGTGGCATCAAGTTGGCAGATCCCTTCATCCATAGGTTTTGTACTGTTGGCTGATGTTGCCTGACACTATCCTGATTTATGAAATTACCTCTAGTCGCATCATTTCATTACCGGGAATAGGACAAGACCATTTTCTCAAACTGGGTTCGACATTTTCAATTAAGATGACATCGGAGCGATCGCGCTCTTCTGTTGGGCGAGAAAGTTAATTAAGACACTTGACCTGTCTACCATCTCAGGGGAATACCCCTACTTAAGAGTTTGCACATCAACATAGTTAAGAATTTTCGCATCCGCAGTTAACAAAGGACAATCATAAAATCTGGCTGTAGCTACAATAAGTTGGTCAAACGGGTCGCTATGGAAGCCGCTTAATTGAGTTGAATCAATTACTATTGGCAGGGACAAATTTAATAGTTGTACACCAGGGTAAGCTAAAGCTGCTTCTAGCCATTCATCAATAGCCAAAGGTAAAATTAGTCTCTTTTTTTCGACCAATTTAGCTACTTCCCAGCATGAAAGAATGCTGATTCCTAAACTGTCAGACTCGTAATCTTGTAACCATTGTCGCTGTTGTTTAGTCAGTCGTGAATCGTTTTGAACCCACCAAACCCAAATATGAGTGTCAAGTACAATCATTGCAGAACTTCCCAGTCTTCTAAAGCGACCGGTTCTGTGGGGTCGTCATAACGGTATGGTTGTGTGTTGTGCAAAGGATAAGGATTTGTACCTGATTGGGGTAACTGTTGGGCTTGTTGCTGTGGAGTTTTAGTTTCCAGAATAATCACTTCCACAGCATCCCCAGCATGAAAGGGCAAACCCTGTAGCATCAGAGTTCCATCTTCAGTTAAAACGACTTCTATCTTGTGAGCATTCATATTTCAACACAGTAAGCAGGGTTTTCAGTCTTCGTTACAGTTGTAATTATGTAAATAAAGACAAGTGTAATAATGTAATAAATTACATTAGGTTTTTAGCTCCTCCTCAACTAAAGCAATCATATATCTTTAACAGCATGGGTTAAGCCACACTAACCTATCTTAGTTTTCCCCACTTATTTGCGGGGTTTTTGTTGAGCTTTTGCCGCTAAATCATCATTTTTAATCAAAAACCTGCATAATCACAAATCCCATAGCTTGTAGTCTTGTTTCCTTTGTTTCAAACCCTCTGCCATCTCTAGAGCAGAGCGGTTACTGGAGAGCCATTGCTGGGCTTCCTGTTGTAAAATCTGCGACGGCGATTCTAGCATCAGCAGGCGTATGGCTAGCTGTTCCAGTTTGATTCGCTCTTGGGGCATTAAGGCTAAGTTTTCTATGGTGCAGTATAATTTCACCCAATGACGTGCTTGAGCTGTCGCCTGAAGTCTCAGTCTGATTGCCTGACGGTAATCCTCTGGGGTAAAGGTTTGCTGTTCAGGTGGTGAATCCGCTTCTACAGGAATGGGTAGTGGATTTTTACATCCTAAATTCGGGTGTGTGGTAGTTGGTATAGAAACTGGTATAGAGGTTTCGGGTTCTGAGGTATATTCACCCTGTAAAGTGTTATTACAGACGCTATCAACATGGCTATCGGCAGTGGTTAATACGTCGGAAATGCCTAAAGGAGCAATTGTTTCCTCGTTTGATAAGTCTTGCTTATTGTCATTGAACGGTTCGCTGGGGAAGAGCTGGTATTGGTTTTGCTTATGATTGCTAAGATTAGAAATTTCTAAAGAATTGGAACTGGGAGAAGTTTCTTGAATTTGATTAAGTTCAGCTATAGGCGTTGCTGGTGGCAACGCTTTAGCTGAACTTAGGTACAAAACCTTCATATGTGTGGGGAGTGTGTAAATTTTGGCTACTTCCGGCTGGGTTGCTTGTTCTGTCTGGGTTTCCGGCTGTGCTTCTTCTAACCACGGATCTGCTATTTGGGGGTATTTTTCTGGATTTAAAATCGCTGTGTTGCTTTCTAGAAACTCATTTACAGGCTGTTTTGATGTGGAGTTTTCTTGGTGGTCGGGATGCCATAGGGGTAGGTATATTGGTTTGTGCAGGGTTGTTTGACTTACTCCTTTGCCATACTGGGCTTTGGATGCGGCTATTATTGCTTGTGCGCGATCGCTTGTCCTTTCGGGAAATGTTAGAGTTTGTTGTAGCTGTGCGACTATCGAGCTTATCCGCTCTATCGTCTCTTGCTGGCGTTGTTCGTTGGGGTGCAGGTTGATGACTTTGTTCTCATCTACTGTGCCAAATTGTTCTTTATAACTGTTTACCCGTTGCGGTATGCCTGGGTAGGGGGTGTAAAATCCTTCACAGCATCTTGCCCATTCTCTGGCTCTTTGCTCGATTTCGTGTTGGTGGCGACACCAGTTTACGTACCCAGGAGATTGGCAGGCTGTGATTACTATATGATCTACTAGTGTCTGTCCGCTTAATTGGCGAAATACTATGCCGTAACAGGCTATGTCTTTGAGCAGTTCGTTGGTCTGTCCGTATCCTGTCCATCCTTCGGAGATACGTTGTTCTAGGTCTTGCTTCCATTGCTCTGCTGCACTGCGCTGACGGTAGGGGAATTTTATGATTTTTTTGCTGCTGGCTTGGGCTAGTGCTTGGGCTAATGCTTCGTAGTCTTGCCCTGCTGCTGACCAGTCGGCGGCGTTGAGGAAGTCTCCTATGTCGTCTGACCACGGTTCTAGGCAATCGTCTAGTACATAGGAGCCTGTCTGTAAGGGTAAGCGGTGGGCGTTGAAGTTACTGGGGTTGCCTTTGCTGTACACTTTGCAGTTGGGGAATATTTCTAGTTCTCCTCCTTTGATTTTGAATCCTGCTGCTTCTAGGGTCTGCTGGATGGCACAGGCTAGGGTGTAGGAATGTTGTTTTTCTTCTAGGAAATAATATATGTGCAGTCCGCCACTATCGCTTGATTGTATGGGTATTGGTCTGCATAGGCCGATTTCTTCTAAGCTGGCTAGTAGTTGCTGGTATTTTATTCGGCTGTTTGATGGGTGTAGTTGGCTTTTTCTGTCTAGGTCTATTAGTAGGTAGTTGGTTTCTTTGGTAAACCGCAGTCCTAGTAGGACTTCGGGGTTTAAGTATTGTTGCCACAGGTTGCGCGGCTGTATGGGGTAGCGGTTTTCTGTTTGCCAATGTGGGCGTTCACCACTTTTTGGGGTGGGGGCGTAGATGAATCCCCAGCCGTGATGGAAGTATTCTAGAAATTTTTGTCCTATTGGGTCTAATGGCTCTAGGGTAGGTTGTAATGCTTTGTTTGCTTTGGCTTTTGCCATTTTTTTCTCTCCGATGTTGATGATTGGTTCATCGGAGCTACACACACTTTTTGGGTTTGGGGTGTATCTTTGAGGGTTTGGGATTTTCGGGATGGGGTGGAGAATTTTTTCTTCCACCAAACACTCAATACCTTAAGCCCTTCTTGCTTATTACACCCTACTCCCTCATTTGGAGCTTTCATTAGCGGTGCTTTATTCAGATGTCATCAACGGCTACAAACAAAAAATTTCGTGTTCGCTCAAAAATTAATTTTCTTGTGAAAATGGCGGAAATTCTTCGTCTGATAATCTCATGGTCAGTTTTAGAGGGTTGATGCACCTGATTTAAGTTGCACTAATTTTGCTTTTATGACCCAGACATTGCTACATTTAAATTGCTATTAAAAATTGTGACGGTTAGTCGTTAACCGCTAAACGTATGTCTGGCGTGTGGGCAGCTAGCCGATTTCTTTTTTTTACTTACTTGACAAAACTTTAAGAGCGACTGGTGTAAGCCTTGGCGCTAACTGGTGCGTAGTAAATCAAGCAGAAACCAGCCCTCTTTGTTTTTTTAAGGGTAATAATTCCAGTTTTTGATTGAAAAAATCTATTATTCACGACGTTATCCTCTTCTGCGAGGCATCTAGCCGTCAAATCATCCCTCAATTATTTCTGGCTCAATAGCTTTTGCCAATACTCCGCTTGACTTCAGAGTGGGGATCATTTGTAGCGGTAGATGCTTTTTTTACTATTTGTCCAAAAAAAAGCATAAAGTGTCCCGCCTGTGTGCTAATATTGGCAACAGACAGGTACAGGTACAGGTACAGGTACGATAGGTTAATTACGAGTGGTGAGTCCTCGCTTGTCTGGAACAATTTGGTGTTTTGACCTGGCAGTCTTTATGTCACCGAAACTGTTCTAAAACGACTCACATTTATTCTGACTATCTGAATATGCTGTTTTTGTCGTTACTACCTCCCTTGTAAAGACTGATTGCAGTTTTACGTGCAGACTTACTCTCGCTAGAGTAACATGAAAAGCGGCTCGACCGTATAAAAACAGATTTGTCTGTCTGGTCTTGTAGGCTTAAAACATTCAAGCGAACATTTAAACAATTACATACAAACAGCGATCGCTCCTTAGCTGGAGTGGTCGCTTTTTTCAATAGCCCTCCTGAAATGTTAAGTAATTTTGAGAGTGTCTTACTCATGCGCAATTAACCCATTTTTTGTATACCCGCTTAATCGTCAGCGATGGCGTTCCGCGCACGCCCTGGAGAGCGCTTCTCACTAAGCCACATTTTTAATCCAGTTAATTCCTTCTCCACACCAATGAACTAGCAACCAACGATGAGAATCCTTGTCTAACGCAGGTAGAACGCGGAAATTAAACACTTCTTGCCAGACTTCTACCCCATTTTGAGTTACAAAATCTGCTTCTAAATCTTTAAACTGCTGCCATTGGCGATCGCCGATAGCAATCAGTATGGGGATAATTGCAGTGATGGGGATTTGGGTAGCTACAGGTGTCATTCAGGGTAGTCCTCAAAAATGCAAATAAATGGCATGGGTGGTTTTTTAGTATTGATGATTTTAACCAACTGCTTACCTTTGCTTCTGGCAAGAGCGAAACAAGCTAATTCTGTTTCGGCTGCTGACCAGTCCCTTGGGTCTGACACTGGATCAAAATCATCGTTTGGTTTGTTTGGTTGATTTTCCTCCGTCACGTTTGGCGACCACTAGTTTTGTTGTCTTTGTCTGCTTGATGGTTGCCTGTCATAATTGTTTGGCGTTTCAGTCACACTTTGTAATCTCCTTGTTCCCATTGAATTTCAAAAATATCAGCGATACTTTTTAGCTCAAAGTATCTACACAATTGTTTCAAAGTTTTTTCATCAATTCTAGTCACCTGATTACGATAAAGTTTTCCAATTGTGCCTGGGGCTAATCCCGTAGCTTCTGCTAGTGCTAATTGGCTAATCTGCCTCTCTTCCATTAAATCTTTAAGTTTACAAATCAACTTCATACACCTGATTCTCTTAAGCACCAATATATCAACTAGTTGCTTAGTTGTATAGACT
The nucleotide sequence above comes from Nostoc sp. TCL26-01. Encoded proteins:
- a CDS encoding type II toxin-antitoxin system VapC family toxin, with translation MIVLDTHIWVWWVQNDSRLTKQQRQWLQDYESDSLGISILSCWEVAKLVEKKRLILPLAIDEWLEAALAYPGVQLLNLSLPIVIDSTQLSGFHSDPFDQLIVATARFYDCPLLTADAKILNYVDVQTLK
- a CDS encoding helicase HerA domain-containing protein, with the protein product MKPEIITVNQSLGESPKFGPFTGRQFVIFAGVFCVVFGLLCLILGLDIFWGLGLAFWASLSVAFLSGDKPYLYWSKVYPILPRWTRGYAKYTSPQHKKKVGTRKVKLTRSSKPKTLNPFEDWLDLTTIVRLKKDAYIVGAYLLSKKNLTESSNTLQLIFGFTCTGIHPLFNSEQEIEAVAQAFENGCKEIPQGEKITCRWSSFCDDSDNTDYLMQRLNNPTSLESEFLDWGRLARTQKLTKEKARKDIKLNIYWSFTVTSESLDTSDPVDKFLAKLTNFLQRRFTDSGVSQITKKRFTQILTKALEASLRYQQILSEMGLNPQPKTDKDLWRELCKNIGAKEVIIPHTLVFDEQELKEEIDEKAAFDKPLEIINQPHLTSIILNNGVPFADKRWICLPNGEDKKFVGVMVLTRKPEIFASTKHQIRFLWDLFSRNNIFDVEIITEFSPADRGITRAAQQMITKRSRALDLNVQQKKSIDVSAQINVERSVEAQRQLYTGDVPLNLSLVVLVYRDTAEQVDDACRLISGYINQPTELTHEYEYAWLIWLQTLLIRQEPILMRPYNRRQTFFASEVLGLTNIVQNSPADYQGFELIADESDSPVKIDLSKTKNILVLGTTGSGKSVLVASIIAECQAQDMSILMIDLPNDDGTGTFGDYTPYHNGFYFDISKESNNLVQPLDLSKIPEEQREERAKAHRNDVNLIVLQLVLGSQSFDGFLSQTIESLIPLGTKAFYDDPDIQRRFALAKKGGNGSAAWENTPTLADMEHFFSTDHINLGYEDENVDRALNYIRLRFQYWRNSSIGNAICRPSTFDTDAKLITFALTNLQSSKDAEVFGMSAYIAASRQSLSAPNSVFFMDESSVLLRFAALSRLVGRKCATARKSGCRVILAGQDILSIANSEAGEQILQNMPCRLIGRIVPGAAKSFSEHLGIPKPIIDKNESFRPNIKQLYTLWLLDYNNKYIRCRYYPSYPMLALVANSREEQAARDRFKAMYSDKFQWVSEFAKYYVGCIKQGKPL
- a CDS encoding helix-turn-helix transcriptional regulator; this encodes MKLICKLKDLMEERQISQLALAEATGLAPGTIGKLYRNQVTRIDEKTLKQLCRYFELKSIADIFEIQWEQGDYKV